The following are encoded together in the Citrobacter arsenatis genome:
- the pnp gene encoding polyribonucleotide nucleotidyltransferase: MLNPIVRKFQYGQHTVTLETGMMARQATAAVMVSMDDTAVFVTVVGQKKAKPGQDFFPLTVNYQERTYAAGRIPGSFFRREGRPSEGETLIARLIDRPVRPLFPEGFVNEVQVIATVVSVNPQVNPDIVAMIGASAALTLSGIPFNGPIGAARVGYINDQYVLNPTQDELKESKLDLVVAGTEAAVLMVESEAELLSEDQMLGAVVFGHEQQQVVIQAINELAKEAGKPRWDWQPEAVNEALNARVAALAEARLSDAYRITDKQERYAQVDVIKSETIAALVAEDETLDANELGEILHAIEKNVVRSRVLAGEPRIDGREKDMIRGLDVRTGVLPRTHGSALFTRGETQALVTATLGTTRDAQNLDELMGERTDNFLFHYNFPPYCVGETGMVGSPKRREIGHGRLAKRGVLAVMPELDKFPYTVRVVSEITESNGSSSMASVCGASLALMDAGVPIKAAVAGIAMGLVKEGDNFVVLSDILGDEDHLGDMDFKVAGSRDGISALQMDIKIEGITKEIMQVALNQAKGARLHILGVMEQAINAPRGDISQFAPRIHTIKISPDKIKDVIGKGGSVIRALTEETGTTIEIEDDGTVKIAATDGEKAKYAIRRIEEITAEIEVGRIYNGKVTRIVDFGAFVAIGGGKEGLVHISQIADKRVEKVTDYLQMGQEVPVKVLEVDRQGRVRLSIKEATEQSQPAGEPEAPASQGE; the protein is encoded by the coding sequence TTGCTTAATCCGATCGTTCGTAAATTCCAGTACGGTCAGCATACCGTTACGCTGGAAACCGGCATGATGGCGCGTCAGGCGACTGCCGCTGTTATGGTTAGCATGGATGACACCGCGGTATTCGTTACCGTTGTTGGCCAGAAAAAAGCGAAACCAGGCCAGGACTTTTTCCCGCTGACCGTTAACTATCAGGAGCGTACCTACGCTGCTGGCCGTATCCCGGGTAGCTTCTTCCGTCGTGAAGGCCGTCCGAGCGAAGGCGAAACCCTGATCGCGCGTCTGATTGACCGCCCGGTTCGCCCGCTGTTCCCGGAAGGTTTCGTTAACGAAGTTCAGGTTATCGCGACCGTTGTTTCCGTTAACCCACAGGTTAACCCGGACATCGTGGCAATGATTGGTGCATCTGCTGCGCTGACTCTGTCTGGTATCCCATTCAACGGCCCGATCGGTGCTGCACGTGTTGGTTACATCAATGACCAGTACGTACTGAACCCGACTCAGGACGAACTGAAAGAAAGCAAGCTGGACCTGGTTGTTGCCGGTACTGAAGCCGCCGTACTGATGGTTGAATCCGAAGCTGAACTGCTGAGCGAAGACCAGATGCTGGGCGCAGTAGTATTTGGTCACGAACAGCAGCAGGTTGTTATTCAGGCTATCAACGAGCTGGCAAAAGAAGCTGGCAAACCGCGTTGGGATTGGCAGCCAGAAGCCGTCAACGAAGCGCTGAACGCACGCGTTGCCGCACTGGCAGAAGCTCGTCTGAGCGATGCTTACCGTATCACTGACAAACAAGAGCGTTATGCTCAGGTTGACGTGATCAAATCTGAAACCATCGCGGCTCTGGTGGCTGAAGACGAAACCCTGGACGCTAACGAACTGGGTGAAATCCTGCACGCTATCGAGAAAAATGTTGTTCGTAGCCGCGTACTGGCAGGCGAGCCGCGCATCGATGGCCGTGAAAAAGACATGATCCGTGGCCTGGACGTGCGTACTGGCGTTCTGCCGCGTACCCACGGTTCCGCACTGTTCACCCGTGGCGAAACTCAGGCGCTGGTTACTGCGACCCTGGGCACCACGCGTGATGCACAGAACCTCGACGAACTGATGGGCGAGCGTACTGACAACTTCCTGTTCCACTACAACTTCCCTCCGTACTGCGTAGGCGAAACCGGTATGGTCGGTTCTCCGAAGCGTCGTGAGATTGGTCACGGTCGTCTGGCGAAGCGTGGCGTACTGGCAGTAATGCCTGAACTGGATAAATTCCCGTACACCGTGCGTGTGGTTTCTGAAATCACCGAATCTAACGGTTCTTCTTCAATGGCTTCCGTATGTGGTGCTTCCCTGGCGCTGATGGACGCAGGTGTGCCGATCAAAGCCGCCGTTGCGGGTATCGCGATGGGTCTGGTGAAAGAAGGCGACAACTTTGTTGTTCTGTCTGACATCCTGGGCGACGAAGACCACCTGGGCGATATGGACTTCAAAGTGGCGGGTTCCCGCGACGGTATCTCTGCACTGCAGATGGATATCAAAATTGAAGGTATCACCAAAGAGATCATGCAGGTTGCTCTGAACCAGGCTAAAGGTGCGCGTCTGCACATCCTGGGTGTGATGGAACAAGCGATCAACGCACCGCGTGGCGACATTTCTCAGTTCGCTCCGCGTATCCATACCATCAAGATCAGCCCGGACAAGATCAAAGACGTTATCGGTAAAGGCGGTTCTGTTATCCGTGCTCTGACCGAAGAAACCGGCACCACCATTGAAATCGAAGATGATGGTACCGTGAAGATTGCTGCGACCGACGGTGAGAAAGCGAAATATGCTATCCGTCGTATCGAAGAGATCACCGCAGAGATCGAAGTAGGCCGTATCTACAATGGTAAAGTGACCCGTATCGTTGACTTTGGCGCATTCGTTGCCATTGGTGGCGGTAAAGAAGGTCTGGTACACATTTCTCAGATCGCTGACAAGCGCGTTGAGAAAGTGACCGACTACCTGCAGATGGGCCAGGAAGTACCGGTCAAAGTTCTGGAAGTTGATCGCCAGGGCCGTGTACGTCTGAGCATTAAAGAAGCAACTGAGCAGTCTCAGCCTGCAGGCGAACCGGAAGCTCCGGCAAGCCAGGGCGAGTAA
- the rpsO gene encoding 30S ribosomal protein S15: MSLSTEATAKIVSEFGRDANDTGSTDVQVALLTAQINHLQGHFAEHKKDHHSRRGLLRMVSQRRKLLDYLKRKDVARYTALIERLGLRR; this comes from the coding sequence ATGTCTCTAAGTACTGAAGCTACCGCTAAAATCGTTTCTGAGTTTGGTCGTGATGCAAACGACACCGGTTCTACCGATGTTCAGGTTGCTCTGTTGACTGCACAGATTAACCACCTGCAGGGCCACTTTGCAGAGCACAAAAAAGATCACCACAGCCGTCGTGGTCTGCTGCGCATGGTTTCTCAGCGTCGTAAACTGCTCGACTACCTGAAACGTAAAGATGTTGCACGTTACACCGCGCTGATCGAGCGTCTGGGCCTGCGTCGCTAA
- the truB gene encoding tRNA pseudouridine(55) synthase TruB, giving the protein MSRPRRRGRDIHGVLLLDKPQGMSSNDVLQKVKRIYNANRAGHTGALDPLATGMLPICLGEATKFSQYLLDSDKRYRVVARLGQRTDTSDADGQIVQERPVSFTAEQLASALETFRGDIEQIPSMYSALKYQGKKLYEYARQGIEVPREARPITVYELLFIRHEGNELELEVHCSKGTYIRTIVDDLGEKLGCGAHVTYLRRLTVSKYPVDRMVTLEHLRDLVEQAEQQNIPAAQLLDPLLMPMDSPASDYPVVNLPLTSSVYFKNGNPVRTSGAPLEGLVRVTEGDDGKFIGMGEMDDEGRVAPRRLVVEYPA; this is encoded by the coding sequence ATGAGTCGTCCTCGTCGTCGTGGTCGCGATATTCACGGTGTTCTGCTGCTGGATAAGCCGCAGGGCATGTCCAGCAATGACGTACTGCAAAAAGTAAAACGCATCTACAATGCCAACCGCGCGGGACATACCGGCGCGTTGGATCCGCTGGCGACAGGCATGCTGCCTATCTGCCTCGGTGAAGCGACTAAATTTTCACAGTATTTGCTGGATTCCGACAAACGTTATCGTGTGGTTGCCCGCCTGGGCCAGCGTACTGACACCTCCGATGCCGATGGGCAAATCGTGCAGGAGCGCCCGGTTAGCTTCACCGCAGAGCAGCTTGCAAGCGCGCTGGAGACTTTCCGCGGCGATATCGAGCAGATTCCGTCGATGTATTCGGCGCTGAAGTATCAGGGTAAGAAGCTGTACGAATATGCGCGTCAGGGCATTGAAGTGCCACGTGAAGCGCGCCCGATTACCGTCTATGAGTTGCTGTTTATTCGCCACGAAGGTAACGAGCTGGAGCTGGAAGTTCACTGCTCCAAGGGTACCTATATTCGCACCATCGTTGACGATCTCGGTGAGAAGCTGGGCTGCGGCGCGCACGTAACGTATCTGCGTCGTCTGACGGTCAGCAAGTATCCGGTGGATCGTATGGTGACGCTGGAGCATCTGCGTGATCTGGTTGAACAGGCCGAACAGCAGAACATTCCGGCGGCGCAGTTGCTTGATCCTTTGCTGATGCCAATGGACAGTCCAGCATCGGACTATCCTGTTGTTAATTTGCCTTTAACATCGTCGGTTTACTTTAAAAATGGTAACCCGGTACGGACATCAGGCGCGCCGCTGGAAGGGCTGGTGCGCGTGACGGAAGGCGATGACGGCAAGTTTATCGGCATGGGGGAGATGGACGATGAAGGTCGGGTCGCCCCCCGTCGCCTGGTGGTTGAGTATCCTGCATAA
- the rbfA gene encoding 30S ribosome-binding factor RbfA yields MAKEFGRPQRVAQEMQKEIALILQREIKDPRVGMMTTVSGVEMSRDLAYAKVFVTFLNDQDEAAVKNGIKALQEASGFIRSLLGKAMRLRIVPELTFFYDNSLVEGMRMSNLVTSVVKHDDERRVNPADDSKED; encoded by the coding sequence ATGGCGAAAGAATTTGGTCGCCCGCAGCGTGTAGCGCAGGAGATGCAGAAAGAAATCGCACTCATCCTGCAACGCGAAATCAAAGACCCGCGTGTTGGTATGATGACCACCGTGTCTGGTGTTGAAATGTCCCGTGACCTGGCGTATGCCAAAGTATTCGTGACTTTCCTTAACGACCAGGACGAAGCTGCTGTGAAAAACGGCATTAAGGCACTGCAGGAAGCCTCTGGGTTTATCCGCTCTCTGCTGGGTAAAGCAATGCGTCTGCGCATCGTGCCTGAGCTGACCTTCTTCTACGACAACTCGTTGGTTGAAGGGATGCGCATGTCCAACCTGGTGACCAGCGTGGTGAAACATGACGATGAGCGTCGTGTGAACCCTGCGGACGACAGCAAGGAGGACTGA
- the infB gene encoding translation initiation factor IF-2: MTDVTVKTLAAEIQTSVDRLVQQFADAGIPKSADDSVSAQEKQTLLAHLNRENGSAPDKLTLQRKTRSTLNIPGTGGKSKSVQIEVRKTRTFVKRDPQEAERLAAEEQAQREAEEQARREAEEAAKREAQQKAEREAAEQAKREAADKAKREAAEKDKVSNQQTDDMTKTAQAEKARRENEAAELKRKAEEEARRKLEEEARRVAEEARRMAEENEKNGVNNAEPVEDTSDYHVTTSQHARQAEDENDREVEGGRGRTRSAKAARPAKKGNKHAESKADREEARAAVRGGKGGKQRKGSALQQGFQKPAQAVNRDVVIGETITVGDLANKMAVKGSQVIKAMMKLGAMATINQVIDQETAQLVAEEMGHKVILRRENELEEAVMSDRDTGAAAEPRAPVVTIMGHVDHGKTSLLDYIRSTKVASGEAGGITQHIGAYHVETDNGMITFLDTPGHAAFTSMRARGAQATDIVVLVVAADDGVMPQTIEAIQHAKAAGVPVVVAVNKIDKPEADPDRVKNELSQYGIMPEEWGGESQFVHVSAKAGTGIDELLDAILLQAEVLELKAIRKGMASGAVIESFLDKGRGPVATVLVREGTLNKGDIVLCGFEYGRVRAMRNELGQEVLEAGPSIPVEILGLSGVPAAGDEVTVVRDEKKAREVALYRQGKFREVKLARQQKSKLENMFANMTEGEVHEVNIVLKADVQGSVEAISDSLLKLSTDEVKVKIIGSGVGGITETDATLAAASNAILVGFNVRADASARKVIESESLDLRYYSVIYHLIDEVKAAMSGMLSPELKQQIIGLAEVRDVFKSPKFGAIAGCMVTEGTIKRHNPIRVLRDNVVIYEGELESLRRFKDDVNEVRNGMECGIGVKNYNDVRVGDMIEVFEIIEIKRTIA, encoded by the coding sequence ATGACAGATGTAACCGTAAAAACGCTGGCTGCAGAGATACAGACCTCCGTGGATCGCCTGGTACAGCAATTTGCTGATGCAGGTATCCCGAAGTCTGCTGACGACTCTGTATCCGCACAAGAGAAACAAACCTTACTGGCGCATCTGAACCGTGAGAACGGCTCAGCGCCGGATAAGTTGACATTGCAGCGTAAAACGCGCAGTACTCTCAATATTCCAGGTACCGGTGGAAAAAGCAAATCGGTACAAATCGAAGTCCGCAAGACACGCACCTTTGTGAAACGCGATCCGCAAGAGGCCGAACGCCTTGCCGCGGAAGAGCAGGCGCAGCGTGAAGCGGAAGAGCAAGCCCGTCGTGAGGCAGAAGAAGCTGCCAAACGCGAGGCGCAACAAAAAGCCGAACGTGAGGCCGCAGAACAAGCTAAGCGTGAAGCCGCTGATAAAGCGAAACGTGAAGCTGCGGAAAAAGACAAAGTGAGCAATCAACAGACCGACGATATGACTAAAACCGCCCAGGCCGAAAAAGCCCGCCGTGAAAATGAAGCCGCAGAACTGAAGCGTAAAGCGGAAGAAGAAGCACGTCGCAAGCTTGAAGAAGAAGCGCGCCGCGTAGCGGAAGAAGCTCGCCGTATGGCGGAAGAAAACGAGAAAAATGGTGTGAATAACGCTGAACCTGTCGAAGACACCAGCGATTATCACGTCACCACTTCCCAGCATGCTCGCCAGGCTGAAGACGAAAACGATCGTGAAGTCGAAGGCGGCCGTGGACGTACTCGCAGCGCGAAAGCAGCGCGTCCGGCGAAGAAAGGCAATAAACACGCTGAATCTAAAGCTGACCGTGAAGAAGCACGTGCAGCGGTTCGCGGTGGTAAAGGCGGCAAGCAGCGTAAAGGTTCCGCTCTGCAGCAGGGCTTCCAGAAGCCAGCTCAGGCTGTTAACCGTGACGTTGTGATCGGCGAAACCATCACCGTTGGCGATCTGGCGAACAAGATGGCGGTTAAAGGCTCTCAGGTCATCAAAGCGATGATGAAGCTGGGCGCAATGGCGACCATCAACCAGGTCATCGACCAGGAAACCGCACAGCTGGTTGCCGAAGAGATGGGCCACAAAGTTATCCTGCGTCGTGAAAACGAGCTGGAAGAAGCAGTAATGAGCGACCGTGACACCGGCGCTGCGGCTGAACCGCGCGCACCGGTAGTGACCATCATGGGTCACGTTGACCACGGTAAAACGTCTCTGCTGGACTACATTCGTTCCACGAAAGTGGCCTCTGGCGAAGCGGGCGGCATTACTCAGCACATCGGTGCGTACCACGTTGAAACTGACAACGGTATGATCACCTTCCTGGATACTCCGGGTCACGCCGCGTTTACCTCCATGCGTGCTCGTGGTGCTCAGGCAACGGATATCGTTGTTCTGGTTGTTGCAGCAGACGACGGCGTGATGCCGCAGACTATCGAAGCTATCCAGCACGCGAAAGCGGCAGGTGTGCCGGTAGTTGTTGCAGTCAACAAAATCGATAAACCGGAAGCGGATCCAGATCGCGTTAAAAACGAACTGTCCCAGTACGGCATCATGCCGGAAGAGTGGGGCGGCGAGAGCCAGTTCGTTCACGTTTCTGCGAAAGCGGGTACCGGTATCGACGAACTGCTGGATGCTATCCTGCTGCAGGCCGAAGTACTGGAACTGAAAGCTATCCGTAAAGGTATGGCGAGCGGTGCGGTTATCGAATCCTTCCTGGATAAAGGTCGTGGCCCGGTCGCTACCGTCCTGGTTCGCGAAGGTACCCTGAACAAGGGCGATATCGTTCTGTGTGGCTTCGAATATGGCCGCGTTCGTGCGATGCGTAACGAACTGGGTCAGGAAGTACTGGAAGCCGGTCCGTCCATTCCGGTGGAAATCCTCGGTCTGTCCGGTGTTCCGGCTGCCGGTGATGAAGTGACCGTCGTTCGTGACGAGAAGAAAGCCCGTGAAGTTGCACTGTATCGTCAGGGTAAATTCCGTGAAGTTAAACTGGCTCGTCAGCAGAAATCTAAACTCGAGAACATGTTCGCCAACATGACCGAAGGCGAAGTTCACGAAGTGAACATCGTGCTGAAGGCCGACGTTCAGGGTTCTGTAGAAGCGATTTCCGACTCTTTACTGAAACTGTCTACCGACGAAGTAAAAGTGAAGATCATCGGTTCTGGTGTAGGTGGTATCACCGAAACCGACGCGACCCTGGCTGCAGCATCCAACGCGATTCTGGTTGGCTTCAACGTTCGTGCTGATGCCTCTGCACGTAAAGTTATCGAATCAGAAAGCCTGGATCTGCGCTACTACTCCGTCATCTATCATCTGATCGACGAAGTGAAAGCAGCGATGAGCGGCATGCTGTCTCCGGAACTGAAACAGCAGATCATTGGTCTGGCTGAAGTTCGTGATGTGTTCAAATCACCGAAATTCGGCGCTATCGCAGGCTGTATGGTTACCGAAGGCACGATTAAACGTCACAACCCAATCCGCGTACTGCGCGACAACGTGGTTATCTATGAAGGCGAGCTGGAATCCCTGCGCCGCTTCAAAGATGACGTCAACGAAGTCCGTAACGGTATGGAGTGTGGTATCGGCGTGAAGAACTACAACGACGTTCGCGTTGGCGATATGATCGAAGTGTTCGAGATCATCGAGATCAAACGTACCATTGCTTAA
- the nusA gene encoding transcription termination factor NusA, with translation MNKEILAVVEAVSNEKALPREKIFEALESALATATKKKYEQEIDVRVEIDRKSGDFDTFRRWVIVEEVTQPTKEITLEAARFEDESLNVGEYVEDQIESVTFDRITTQTAKQVIVQKVREAERAMVVDQFREHEGEIVTGVVKKVNRDNISLDLGSNAEAVILREDMLPRENFRPGDRIRGVLYSVRPEARGAQLFVTRSKPEMLVELFRIEVPEIGEEVIEIKAAARDPGSRAKIAVKTNDKRIDPVGACVGMRGARVQAVSTELGGERIDIVLWDDNPAQFVINAMAPADVASIVVDEDKHTMDIAVEAGNLAQAIGRNGQNVRLASQLSGWELNVMTVDDLQAKHQAEAHAAIDTFTKYLDIDEDFATVLVEEGFATLEELAYVPMKELLEIDGLDEQTVEALRERAKNALTTLALAQEESLGDNKPADDLLNLEGLDREMAFKLAARGVCTLEDLAEQGIDDLADIEGLTDEKAGELIMAARNICWFGDEA, from the coding sequence ATGAACAAAGAAATTTTGGCTGTTGTTGAAGCCGTATCCAACGAAAAAGCGCTGCCACGCGAGAAAATTTTTGAAGCGCTGGAAAGTGCGCTGGCTACAGCAACAAAGAAAAAATATGAGCAAGAGATCGACGTTCGCGTAGAAATCGATCGTAAAAGCGGTGATTTCGATACCTTCCGTCGTTGGGTAATCGTAGAAGAAGTTACTCAGCCGACCAAAGAAATTACCCTGGAAGCGGCACGTTTCGAAGACGAAAGCCTGAACGTGGGCGAATATGTTGAAGATCAGATTGAATCTGTCACCTTTGACCGTATCACCACCCAGACCGCGAAGCAGGTTATCGTACAGAAAGTACGTGAAGCTGAACGCGCAATGGTTGTTGATCAGTTCCGCGAACACGAAGGCGAAATCGTCACCGGTGTGGTGAAGAAAGTAAACCGCGACAACATCTCTCTGGATCTGGGCAGCAATGCTGAAGCCGTGATCCTGCGTGAAGACATGCTGCCGCGTGAAAACTTCCGTCCAGGCGACCGTATTCGTGGCGTTCTGTACTCAGTACGCCCGGAAGCGCGCGGTGCGCAGCTGTTCGTCACCCGTTCCAAACCGGAAATGCTGGTTGAGCTGTTCCGCATCGAAGTGCCGGAAATTGGTGAAGAAGTTATCGAAATAAAAGCGGCTGCTCGCGATCCTGGATCGCGTGCGAAAATCGCCGTTAAGACCAACGACAAGCGTATTGATCCGGTCGGCGCGTGTGTTGGTATGCGCGGTGCGCGCGTTCAGGCGGTTTCAACCGAACTGGGCGGCGAGCGTATCGATATCGTCCTGTGGGATGATAACCCGGCGCAGTTCGTGATTAACGCAATGGCGCCAGCAGACGTCGCTTCTATCGTGGTGGATGAAGACAAACACACCATGGATATCGCGGTTGAAGCCGGTAACCTGGCTCAGGCGATTGGACGTAATGGTCAGAACGTCCGCCTGGCTTCACAACTGAGCGGTTGGGAACTCAACGTAATGACCGTTGATGACCTGCAGGCGAAGCATCAGGCTGAAGCACATGCAGCCATTGATACCTTCACCAAATATCTCGACATCGATGAAGATTTCGCGACAGTTCTGGTTGAAGAAGGTTTTGCGACGCTGGAAGAACTGGCCTACGTGCCAATGAAAGAACTGCTGGAAATTGACGGCCTGGATGAACAGACCGTTGAAGCGCTGCGCGAGCGTGCTAAAAACGCACTGACCACTCTGGCACTGGCCCAGGAAGAAAGCCTCGGTGATAACAAACCGGCTGACGATCTGCTGAATCTGGAAGGATTGGATCGTGAGATGGCCTTCAAACTGGCTGCCCGTGGTGTTTGTACGCTGGAAGATCTCGCTGAACAGGGCATTGATGATCTGGCTGATATCGAAGGGTTGACCGACGAAAAAGCCGGTGAGCTGATTATGGCTGCCCGTAATATTTGCTGGTTCGGCGACGAAGCGTAA
- the rimP gene encoding ribosome maturation factor RimP, with amino-acid sequence MSTLEQKLTEMITAPVEALGYELVGIEFIRGRTSTLRIYIDSEDGINVDDCADVSHQVSAVMDVEDPITVAYNLEVSSPGLDRPLFTAEHYVRFLGEEVTLVLRMAVQNRRKWQGVIKAVDGEMITVTVEGKDEVFALSNIQKANLVPHF; translated from the coding sequence TTGTCCACATTAGAGCAAAAATTAACAGAGATGATTACAGCGCCAGTTGAAGCCCTGGGCTACGAACTGGTCGGCATCGAATTTATTCGTGGTCGCACATCCACACTGCGCATCTATATTGATAGTGAAGATGGCATCAATGTTGATGATTGTGCTGATGTGAGCCATCAGGTAAGCGCCGTGATGGATGTTGAAGACCCAATCACCGTTGCCTATAACCTGGAAGTTTCCTCTCCGGGTCTCGACCGTCCTCTGTTCACAGCTGAACACTACGTGCGTTTCCTGGGTGAAGAAGTCACGCTGGTTCTTCGTATGGCGGTACAAAACCGTCGTAAATGGCAGGGCGTTATCAAAGCGGTGGACGGTGAGATGATCACGGTCACAGTCGAAGGCAAAGATGAAGTGTTCGCGCTGAGTAATATCCAGAAGGCGAACCTGGTTCCCCACTTTTAA
- the argG gene encoding argininosuccinate synthase, with amino-acid sequence MTTILKHLPVGQRIGIAFSGGLDTSAALLWMRQKGAVPYAYTANLGQPDEDDYDAIPRRAMEYGAENARLVDCRKQLVAEGIAAIQCGAFHNTTGGLTYFNTTPLGRAVTGTMLVAAMKEDGVNIWGDGSTYKGNDIERFYRYGLLTNAELQIYKPWLDTDFIDELGGRHEMSEFMIACGFDYKMSVEKAYSTDSNMLGATHEAKDLEFLNSSVKIVNPIMGVKFWDESVKIPAEEVTVRFEQGHPVALNGKTFSDDVEMMLEANRIGGRHGLGMSDQIENRIIEAKSRGIYEAPGMALLHIAYERLLTGIHNEDTIEQYHAHGRQLGRLLYQGRWFDSQALMLRDGLQRWVASQITGEVTLELRRGNDYSILNTVSDNLTYKPERLTMEKGDSVFSPDDRIGQLTMRNLDITDTREKLFGYAQSGLLTASSTTGLPQVENLENKAK; translated from the coding sequence ATGACGACGATTCTCAAGCATCTCCCGGTAGGTCAACGTATTGGTATCGCTTTTTCCGGCGGCCTGGACACCAGTGCAGCACTGCTGTGGATGCGACAAAAAGGGGCTGTCCCATATGCATATACTGCGAATTTGGGCCAGCCGGATGAGGATGACTATGACGCCATTCCTCGCCGTGCAATGGAATATGGTGCTGAGAATGCTCGCCTGGTAGATTGCCGTAAGCAGCTGGTTGCCGAAGGGATCGCTGCCATTCAGTGCGGTGCATTCCACAATACCACTGGCGGTCTTACCTATTTCAATACCACCCCGCTGGGCCGGGCAGTCACCGGTACCATGCTGGTTGCCGCCATGAAAGAAGATGGCGTAAACATCTGGGGTGACGGTAGTACCTATAAAGGTAACGATATTGAACGTTTCTATCGTTATGGTCTGCTGACCAACGCCGAACTGCAGATTTACAAACCATGGCTGGATACCGATTTTATCGATGAACTCGGCGGTCGCCATGAGATGTCCGAATTTATGATTGCCTGTGGTTTCGACTACAAAATGTCCGTTGAGAAAGCGTACTCCACAGACTCCAATATGCTCGGCGCGACCCACGAAGCAAAAGACCTCGAGTTCCTGAACTCCAGCGTCAAAATCGTCAACCCGATTATGGGCGTGAAATTCTGGGATGAGAGCGTGAAGATCCCGGCGGAAGAAGTCACCGTGCGTTTTGAGCAGGGTCATCCGGTTGCGCTGAACGGTAAAACCTTCAGCGACGACGTTGAGATGATGCTGGAAGCCAACCGTATCGGCGGCCGTCACGGTCTGGGTATGAGCGATCAGATTGAAAACCGTATCATTGAAGCGAAGAGCCGTGGCATCTACGAAGCCCCTGGGATGGCATTGCTACATATCGCCTACGAGCGTCTGCTGACCGGTATTCACAACGAAGACACCATTGAGCAGTATCACGCACACGGTCGCCAGCTTGGTCGTCTGCTGTATCAGGGTCGTTGGTTTGATTCCCAGGCGCTGATGCTGCGTGACGGTCTGCAGCGTTGGGTTGCCAGCCAGATTACCGGTGAAGTGACGCTGGAACTGCGTCGTGGTAATGACTACTCAATCCTCAACACTGTATCTGACAATCTGACTTATAAACCAGAGCGACTGACGATGGAAAAAGGCGACTCCGTTTTCTCTCCGGACGACCGTATCGGTCAGTTGACCATGCGTAACCTGGATATTACCGACACCCGTGAGAAGCTATTCGGCTATGCGCAGTCTGGCCTGCTGACCGCGTCTTCCACAACCGGCCTGCCGCAGGTCGAGAATCTGGAAAATAAGGCGAAGTAA
- the secG gene encoding preprotein translocase subunit SecG, protein MHEALLVVFLIVAIGLVGLIMLQQGKGADMGASFGAGASGTLFGSSGSGNFMTRMTAVLGTLFFIISLVLGNMNSNKTNKGSEWENLSAPAKTEQTQPTAPAQPTSDIPR, encoded by the coding sequence ATGCACGAAGCTCTTTTAGTAGTTTTCCTTATTGTGGCAATTGGCCTGGTAGGCTTGATCATGCTGCAGCAAGGCAAAGGCGCTGATATGGGAGCCTCTTTTGGCGCAGGCGCTTCTGGTACTCTGTTCGGTTCAAGTGGTTCTGGTAACTTCATGACCCGCATGACAGCTGTATTGGGAACCTTGTTCTTCATCATCAGTCTGGTGCTGGGTAACATGAACAGCAACAAGACCAATAAAGGAAGTGAGTGGGAAAATCTGAGCGCACCGGCGAAAACCGAGCAAACTCAGCCAACTGCTCCGGCTCAGCCGACCAGCGATATCCCACGCTAA